Proteins encoded within one genomic window of Vanrija pseudolonga chromosome 3, complete sequence:
- the coq3 gene encoding Ubiquinone biosynthesis O-methyltransferase, mitochondrial, which yields MATIRGATAATRATSRILTTARPRVARARAAVPAAVRQLNTINQDEISHFSRLSQHWWDEAGEFALLHRMNPERVEYIRQKVALDPRTEPEWTFEGRHGDRARAEARGAGRWLEGKRCLDVGCGGGLLAETLARLGGDVVAIDASGDNIAIARTHASADPLLPYVGEDGSAPANVPGRLEYRHTSAEALRAAGETFDLVCSMEVLEHVDQPGEFLKCLGDMVRPGGDLVMSTISRTPLSQLLTITLAEDLLRFVTPGTHTYRKFVRPEELRRFVYADMGGHAVWEPISGAADIREGEVGETQGIIYDPLGARWRLWPGAEGTWQKGLGEIVNYMYHAKKKA from the exons atggCGACAATAAGAGGAGCCACAGCGGCCAcaagggcgacgtcgaggatcCTCACGACCGCGCGGCCACGagttgcgcgcgcgcgtgccgctgtccccgccgccgtgcgccagCTCAACACGATCAACCAGGACGAGATCTCGCACTTCTCCCGGCTGTCGCAGCACTGGTGGGACGAGGCAGGCGAGTTTGCGCTCCTGCACCGCATGAACCCCGAGCGTGTCGAGTACATCCGCCAGAAGGTTGCCCTCGACCCGCGCACCGAGCCCGAGTGGACGTTTGAAGGACGGCacggcgaccgcgcgcgcgcggaggctcgcggcgccggacgctggctcgagggcaagcggTGTCTGGATGTGGGGTGCGGCGGTGGGCTGCTTGCTGAG acccttgcgcgcctcggcggcgacgtcgtggccATCGACGCCTCGGGCGACAACATTGCGATTGCGCGGACACACGCCTCGGCTGACCCGCTCCTCCCATATGTTGGCGAGGACGGCTCGGCACCGGCCAACGTCCCAGGACGGCTCGAGTACCGGCACAcgtcggccgaggcgctgcgcgccgcgggcgagacgTTTGACCTCGTGTGCAGCAtggaggtgctcgagcacgtcgaccaGCCGGGCGAGTTCCTCAAGTGTCTCGGGGACATGGTGCGCcccggcggcgacctcgtcatgTCGACCATCTCGCGCACGCCCCTGAGCCAGCTGCTCACGatcacgctcgccgaggacctgcTGCGCTTCGTCACGCCCGGCACGCACACGTACCGCAAGTTTGTGCGACCCGAGGAGCTGCGCCGCTTCGTGTACGCCGACATGGGCGGGCACGCTGTGTGGGAGCCCATCTCTGGCGCGGCCGACatccgcgagggcgaggtcggcgagacGCAGGGCATCATCTAcgacccgctcggcgcgcgctggcgtctctggcccggcgccgagggcacgtGGCAGAAGGGGCTCGGCGAGATTGTCAACTACATGTACCATgcgaagaagaaggcatAG
- the MIX17 gene encoding Mitochondrial intermembrane space cysteine motif-containing protein MIX17: MPRSSGRSSARPSARPAPAAAPSGSRQASTAAYPAQHQAPPAAAYPAQQKQPGLMAQAASTMGGAVAGSVIGHGISNMLFGSSRPAEQAPPPAEYAQQQQQQQQAAGASCDIQAKDFTKCLEATNGDMNSCSYYLEALKACQAAARPY; this comes from the exons ATGCCTCGCTCT TCTGGccgctcctccgcccgcccctcggcgcgccccgcccccgccgccgcccccagcgGCTCGCGCCAggcctcgaccgccgcgtaccccgcccagcaccaggctccccccgccgccgcgtaccCCGCCCAGCAGAAGCAGCCCGGCCTCATGGCCCAGGCCGCGTCGACCatgggcggcgccgtcgccggctcGGTCATCGGCCACGGCATCAGCAACATGCTCTtcggctcgtcgcggcccgccgagcaggctccccctcccgccgagtacgcccagcagcagcagcagcagcagcaggctgcCGGCGCTTCGTGCGACATCCAGGCCaagg ACTTCACCAAGTGCCTTGAGGCCACCAACGGCGACATGAACTCGTGCTCGTACTacctcgaggccctcaaggcctgccaggccgccgctcgcccctACTAG
- the nip7 gene encoding 60S ribosome subunit biogenesis protein nip7, with protein MRPLTEDETKAVFEKLTNYIGKNLVHLVDRDEDDQYCFRLHKDRVYYLPLPMLHLATSVARPNLISLGTCLGRFSKSGKFKLGVTCLDWLAKYAKYKVWIKPAGELPFLYGNHVAKAHLGRITEDTPEHQGVVVFNMADMPLGFGVTARSTIQTRDLDPAGIVVFHQADVGEYLRDEDTMF; from the exons ATGAGGCCATtgaccgaggacgagaccAAGGCGGTCTTTGAGA AACTCACCAACTACATCGGCAAGaacctcgtccacctcgttgACCGCGATGAGGACGACCAGTACTGCTTCCGTCTGCACAAGGACCG CGTCTACTACCTCCCGCTGCCAATGCTCCACCTCGCAACGTCAGTAGCGCGCCCCAACCTCATCTCGCTCGGCACCTGCCTGGGCCGCTTCTCCAAGTCGGGCAAGTTCAAGCTCGGCGTGACGTGTCTCGACTGGCTGGCAAAGTACGCAAAGTACAAGGTGTGGATCAAGCCGGCGGGCGAGCTGCCGTTCCTGTACGGCAACCAcgtcgccaaggcgcacCTGGGCCGCATCACCGAGGACACGCCAGAGCACcagggcgtcgtcgtgttcaACATGGCCGACATGCCCCTCGGCTTTGGCGTGACGGCCCGCTCGACCATCCAgacgcgcgacctcgaccccgcaGGCATCGTCGTCTTCCACCAGGC TGACGTCGGAGAGTACTTGCGAGACGAGGATACGATGTTCTAG
- the PH0854_1 gene encoding RutC family protein, which yields MLLSVTARPLTLTSTLVRRSLHTSLKMATPYTVVSTDKAPAAIGPYVQAVKHNGIIYASGAIPLDPVSMTVVPGGVKEQTAQVLKNVTAVLAASGSSKKSVLKTTCFLKDMNDFADFNTLYAEFFGETKPARSCVEVARLPKDVLVEVEFVAVEEK from the exons ATGCTCCTGTCCGTCACCGCCCGTCCGCTCACGCTCACATCCACCCTCgtccgccgctcgctgcacACCTCGCTCAAAATGGCCACTCCTTACACCGTCGTCAGCACCGACA AGGCGCCTGCCGCCATCGGCCCCTACGTCCAG GCCGTCAAGCACAACGGC ATCATCTACGCCTCGGGCGCCATCCCCCTCGACCCCGTGTCCATGACCGTCGTCCCCGGCGGTGTCAAGGAGCAGACT GCCCAGGTCCTCAAGAACGTCactgccgtcctcgccgcctcgggctcgtcgaaGAAGTCGGTCCTCAAGACGACCTGCTTCCTCAAGGACATGAACGACTTTGCCGACTTCAACACGCTCTACGCCGAGTTCTTTGGCGAGACCAAGCCTGCGCGCTCgtgcgtcgaggtcgcccgtCTCCCCAaggacgtgctcgtcgaggtcgagtttgtcgccgtcgaggagaagTAA
- the sim3 gene encoding NASP-related protein sim3, translating into MKSSSNGKSPAPAEASTSSPKPDDLKAQVAKLVAEGKKAIALKQWEEGVAKYADALDIQRQLVGDFDPAMAPLLLSYGRALYELALSQQGVMGKEEVAKGTDPAAQSEQPAAGPSSGNFVFEGDSPDDDEEEEEGDAADGEDEAPAAGGDGEGEDGDLEDDFNAAWEVLDVARTIYTRAVEALPADQGKDDRLLLSECYLTLGDISLETENFPQAVQDYTEAVKIKSALLPASSRALASAHYQLGTVLEFTPAGRSEALKHVQLALDGFKQRETELKSGETKSEDIARLNAKERDAEAKDVAALIGDLEVKIDELKAAPPAADFVAESINHLLGGVSSSAAPVADSGPVNDLTSMVRKKAPKKAAPAPAPANGDKRKADEQPGSAEKKARAE; encoded by the exons ATGAAAtc GTCATCCAACGGCAAgtccccagccccagcagaGGCCTCGACCAGCAGCCCCAAGCccgacgacctcaaggcACAGGTGGCaaagctcgtcgccgagggcaagaaggcgaTCGCGCTCAAGCAGTGGGAAGAAGGCGTGGCCAAGTatgccgacgcgctcgacattCA GCGCCAGCTGGTTGGCGACTTTGACCCCGCGATggcgcccctcctcctctcgtACGGACGCGCGCTGTACGAGCTCGCCCTGTCCCAGCAGGGCGTGatgggcaaggaggaggtggcCAAGGGCACAGATCCTGCGGCGCAGAGCGAGCAGCCCGCGGCTGGGCCCTCGTCGGGCAACTTTGTGTTCGAGGGCGACAGCcccgatgatgacgaggaggaggaggagggcgacgcggccgatggcgaggacgaggcgccagccgcgggtggcgacggcgagggcgaggacggcgacctcgaggacgacttCAACGCCGCGTGGGAGGTCCTCGACGTAGCGCGCACCATCTACACGCGTGCCGTTGAGGCCTTGCCAGCCGACCAGGGCAAGGACGACCGCCTGCTACTCTCCGAGTGCTACCTCACTCTGGGCGACATTAGCTTGGAGACGG AAAACTTCCCCCAGGCAGTGCAGGACTacaccgaggccgtcaagaTCAAGTCTGCCCTGCTgcctgcgtcgtcgcgcgccctCGCAAGCGCGCACTACCAGCTCGGCACGGTGCTGGAGTTCACGCCTGCCGGCCGCTCCGAGGCCCTCAAGCACGTGCAGCTTGCGCTCGACGGGTTCAAGCAGCGCGAGACCGAGCTCAAGTCCGGCGAGACCAAGTCCGAGGACATTGCGCGCCTGAACGCCAAGGAgcgtgacgccgaggccaaggacgttGCGGCCCTGattggcgacctcgaggtcaagattgacgagctcaaggccgcgcccccagccgccgactTTGTGGCCGAGAGCATCAACCACCTGCTGGGtggcgtgtcgtcgagcgctgcGCCCGTTGCCGACTCAGGGCCCGTCAACGACCTCACAAGCATGGTGCGCAAGAAGGCGCCgaagaaggccgcgccggcgccagcgcccgcAAATGGCGATAAGCGCAAGGCGGATGAGCAGCCCGGCAGCGCAGAGAAGAAGGCACGGGCCGAGTAA
- the RAD1 gene encoding Cell cycle checkpoint protein RAD1, producing MASQRDQVPILVAETDDVRPFARLLRGIGLKHHAAMTISNAGFEVTVEEARSMCATAWIPANLFTEFTFTDEDPACFEISLDALLQCLNIFGNAGGGGAGAVPVVGSGKKRRWAGEGEEREEDDGAWRGKGRERRTGMRLTWLGTGYPLSILLRDDAKGPVTNCELFTLEPEDLVNQPFDDANRTNAQSAWFRDALLDLPPSCQRVTFRARPQGEPVTDSRTTSVRARKLAESGSFSIFAEGDFGTVQFDYPYDAEVMDAFECDEAVTFSYHASHVALLGRAVQHSAKICLQIETTGFLSVQVMMPLAENQPPELNNGILDFKMNALEDDEDED from the exons ATGGCTTCACAACGCGACCAGGTGCCA ATACTCGTCGCTGAGACGGACGACGTGCGCCCGTTCGCGCGCCTGCTACGGGGTATCGGGCTCAAACAC cacgccgccatgACCATCTCCAACGCGGGCTTTGAAGTGAcagtcgaggaggcgcgcagCATGTGCGCGACGGCATGGATCCCCGCCAACCTCTTCACCGAGTTCACCTtcaccgacgaggacccGGCGTGCTTCGAgatctcgctcgacgcgctcctgcAGTGCCTCAACATATTCGGGAAcgcaggcggcggtggcgcgggTGCCGTGCCCGTCGTTGGCTCGGGAAAAAAGCGGCGGTGGGccggcgagggggaggagcgcgaggaagacgacgggGCATGGCGCGGCAagggccgcgagcggcggaCGGGGATGCGGCTTACCTGGCTCGGGACGGGATACCCGCTGTCCATCCTGCT ccgcgacgacgcgaaaGGCCCAGTGACCAACTGCGAGCTGTTCACCCTCGAGCCAGAGGACCTCGTCAACCAGCCGTTCGACGACGCGAATCG CACTAACGCCCAGTCGGCCTGGTTCCGCGACGCGTTGCTCGACCTCCCGCCGTCCTGCCAGCGCGTGACGTTCCGCGCACGCCCACAAGGCGAGCCGGTGACGGACAGCCGGACGACgagtgtgcgcgcgcgcaagcttGCCGAGTCGGGCAGCTTCTCGATCTtcgccgagggcgacttTGGCACGGTTCAG TTCGACTACCCGTACGACGCGGAGGTCATGGACGCGTTCGAgtgcgacgaggcggtgacGTTTAG CTACCACGCGTCCCatgtcgcgctgctcggaCGCGCGGTGCAGCACTCGGCCAAGATCTGCCTCCAGATCGAGACAACCGGCTTCTTATCCGTCCAGGTCATGATGCCGCTCGCTGAGAACCAACCGCCCGAGCTCAACAACGGCATTCTCGACTTCAAGATGAACGCtctggaggacgacgaggacgaggactaA
- the yta12 gene encoding Mitochondrial respiratory chain complexes assembly protein rca1 codes for MYRLTLRHLAAPARRHLPSLAPSASVLRAATRAYATPSGNPRPSSNTPTPSGLESVFGGKKGGVSRPAAGGPAKNAESSRDGKEDHKEFEEEKEEEGESLRDRRPRLSDELSGHGKKRSVSSGSGGGSGGGGGGPGGKEGGGGPGGQNNSPLGGMTPNQLLLAAISTYALYSLTQPGDNRTREITWQEFRNSLLARGLVSSLEVVNRTKVRVHLHNPIPSSSSSTGSTSSGNQSLPSPAHGPAPYTFTIGSVEAFETLLRETQDELGIPPAERIPVSYHDEVSTLSAAMHFAPTLLMIGFFVWMARRGGAGIGGGGGPGGGLFGVGKSRAKMFNQEEDVAVRFRDVAGMDEAKEEIMEFVKFLKEPAKYEKLGAKIPRGAILSGPPGTGKTLLAKATAGEAKVPFLSVSGSEFVEMFVGVGPSRVRDLFATAKKNAPCIIFIDEIDAIGKARGKGGNFGGNDERESTLNQLLVEMDGFGTKEHIVILAGTNRPDVLDPALMRPGRFDRHIAIDRPDIGGRRQIFKVHLGPIALDPELTIDSIAEKLALLTPGFSGADIANVCNEAALRAARHGGDAVTEADFDGAIERVIAGLERKSRVLGSQEKKIVAYHEAGHAICGWFLENADPLLKVSIIPRGVGALGYAQYLPKERFLQSTEQLLDRMSMTLGGRVAEEIFFGSITTGAQDDLQKVTKWAFEVCANYGMNPDIGPISYGSSEKRQEGFQKPFSEATAQALDAAVKKMITQAHQRTTDLLTKHKDDVEKVAQLLLKKEVITREDMRHLLGKRPFDAADEMDVYIEQQLDEKKKITREEIKEAKHDEKKGGSGGGSDGAEPALAIKGTKDFL; via the exons ATGTACCGCCTTACCCTGCgacacctcgccgcgccggcgcgtcgccaTCTGCCatcgctcgcgccgtcggccagcgtcctgcgcgccgccacccgcgcgtacgcgacgccgagcggcaaCCCCCGGCCGTCGAGCAACACGCCGACACCGTCCGGCCTCGAGTCGGTCTTTGGCGGAAAGAAGGGCGGCGTGAGCCGGCCAGCCGCTGGCGGCCCCGCGAAGAACGCCGAGTCTAGCCGCGATGGCAAGGAGGACCACAAGGAGTttgaggaggagaaggaggaggagggcgagagcCTGCGGGATCGCCGCCCCCGTCTGAGCGATGAGCTCTCGGGCCATGGCAAGAAGCGCTCCGTGTCGTCTGGATCTGGCGGtggtagcggcggcggcggcggcggcccaggAGGAAaggaaggcggcggtggaccGGGTGGCCAGAACAACAgccccctcggcggcatGACACCAAACCAGCTCCTCCTGGCTGCTATCTC AACATATGCTCTCTACTCCCTCACCCAGCCCGGCGACAACCGCACTCGTGAAATCACATGGCAGGAGTT CCGCaactcgctgctcgcccgcggtctcgtgtcgtcgctcgaggTTGTGAACCGTACCAAGGTCCGCGTTCACCTGCACAACCCCATCCCAtcttcttcgtcgtcgactggctcgacgtcgtccggCAACCAGTCGCTGCCTTCGCCCGCCCACGGCCCAGCCCCTTACACCTTCACCATCGGCTCGGTCGAGGCATTCGAGACGTTGCTACGCGAGACGcaggacgagctcggcatccCTCCTGCCGAGCGCATCCCTGTGTCCTACCACGATGAGGTCTCCACGCTGAGTGCCGCCATGCACTTCGCGCCGACACTCCTGATGATCGGCTTCTTTGTCTGGATGGCCCGCAGGGGTGGCGCCGGCAttggcggtggaggcggccCCGGTGGTGGTctcttcggcgtcggcaagtcGAGGGCCAAGATGTTCAaccaggaggaggacgtcgcTGTCCGCTTCCGTGATGTCGCCGGCAtggacgaggccaaggaggaaATTATGGAGTTCGTCAAGTTCCTCAAGGAGCCCGCAAAGTACGAGAAGCTCGGTGCCAAGATCCCTCGCGGTGCCATCCTCTCGGGTCCTCCCGGTACCGGTAagaccctcctcgccaaggcgacTGCCGGTGAGGCCAAGGTGCCCTTCCTGTCCGTCTCGGGTTCCGAGTTTGTGGAGATGTTTGTTGGTGTCGGTCCCTCGCGTGTGCGCGACCTGTTCGCCACGGCCAAGAAGAACGCCCCTTGCATCATCTTCATTGACGAAATCGACGCTATCGGAAAGGCTCGTGGAAAGGGCGGCAACTTTGGTGGCAACGATGAGCGTGAATCGACCTTGAACCAGCTTCTCGTTGAGATGGACGGCTTCGGCACCAAGGAGCACATTGTCATTCTCGCCGGCACCAACCGTcccgacgtcctcgaccctGCGCTCATGCGTCCTGGTCGTTTCGACCGTCACATTGCCATTGACCGTCCCGACAttggcggccgtcgccagATCTTCAAGGTCCACCTTGGCCCCATTGCCCTCGACCCTGAGCTCACCATCGACAGCATCGCCGAGAAGCTTGCCCTGCTTACTCCTGGGTTCTCGGGTGCCGACATTGCCAACGTCTGTAACGAGGCTGCTctccgcgctgctcgtcacGGTGGTGACGCCGTGACCGAGGCCGACTTTGACGGTGCCATTGAGCGTGTCATTGCCGGTCTGGAGCGCAAGAGCCGTGTCCTCGGCTCTCAGGAGAAGAAGATTGTCGCCTACCACGAGGCCGGCCACGCCATCTGCGGCTGGTTCCTGGAGAACGCCGACCCTCTTCTCAAGGTCTCGATCATTCCCCGCGGTGTCGGTGCCCTCGGCTACGCCCAGTACCTCCCCAAGGAGCGCTTCCTGCAGTCGACcgagcagctgctcgaccgcATGTCCATGACTCTTGGTGGACGTGTCGCTGAGGAGATCTTCTTCGGCTCTATCACCACCGGTGCCCAGGACGACCTGCAAAAGGTGACCAAGTGGGCCTTCGAGGTCTGCGCCAACTACGGCATGAACCCCGACATTGGACCCATCTCGTACGGCAGCTCTGAAAAGCGCCAGGAGGGCTTCCAGAAGCCCTTCTCTGAGGCCACTGCGCAGGCCCTTGACGCGGCGGTCAAGAAGATGATTACTCAGGCCCACCAGCGTACGACCGACCTGCTCACCAAGCacaaggacgacgtcgagaagGTCGCCCAGCTGCTGCTCAAGAAGGAGGTGATCACCCGCGAGGACATGCGCCACCTGCTCGGCAAGCGACCCttcgatgccgccgacgagatggacgtgTACAttgagcagcagctcgacgaaAAGAAGAAGATCACCAGGGAAGAGATCAAGGAGGCGAAGCACGACGAAAAGAAGGGCGGCTCTGGAGGCGGCTctgatggcgccgagcctGCTCTTGCCATCAAGGGCACCAAGGACTTCTTGTAG
- the SUI1A gene encoding Protein translation factor SUI1: MSSNTANVNAGKSKTKAPASSGDTISNLGPAFDPFAQGNDPFAEAAPTKVIEKSVGSKADKIHIRLQQRNGRKTITTVQGIPDKYDPRKLLKAMKKEFACNGHVVHSADSDDEDSPAPGKKDEHGKVLQFQGDQRVAVKDFLVTAGLVTAKEAKDQIVIHGY, translated from the exons ATGAGCAGCAACACCG CCAACGTGAACGCCGGAAAgtccaagaccaaggcccCGGCGTCGTCCGGGGACACCATCTCCAACCTCGGGCCCGCGTTTG ACCCGTTCGCCCAGGGCAACGACCCgttcgccgaggccgccccCACCAAGGTCATTGAGAAGTCGGTCGGCAGCAAGGCCGACAAGATCCACATCC GTCTCCAGCAGCGTAATGGCCGCAAGACGATCACTACCGTCCAGGGTATCCCGGACAAGTACGACCCCcgcaagctcctcaaggCCATGAAGAAGGAGTTTGCCTGCAACGGCCACGTCGTGCACtctgccgactcggacgacgaggactcgcccgccccgggcaagaaggacgagcacggcaaGGTCCTCCAGTTCCAGGGCGACCAGCGTGTCGCCGTCAAGGACTtcctcgtcaccgccggcctcgtcacCGCCAAGGAGGCAAAGGACCAGATTGTCAT CCACGGTTACTAG
- the SPBC530.05_1 gene encoding putative transcriptional regulatory protein: MPYYNSVPGQVDYLAGDYTNINGVIPQLQAEHYVAGAADDYNGVTLSNWAEANAAADANGGVPSLVTDDANGGQVVIPDHHDHDHHAAAQALAISGNGDGEKPKKLVLACHFCRGRKLKCDGGRPTCTHCAKRQLVCTYDEQVRRRGPGKRTKEMRERAAREAEAAGLGLNPESLAHLTGEAGPSTLIEAPKKPGRKRKSEAVDEAEKKARMDQEQAEAQAAVQAAAQAHAAAQLSAHVGLEHALGEHDQPLIDPALAGEGGAVLDLPPLEPGTLGQVIQQLNGAQQ, from the exons ATGCCGTACTACAACTCGGTTCCTGGCCAGGTCGACTACTTGGCAGGCGACTACACCAACATCAACGGCGTCATCCCACAACTGCAGGCCGAACACTATGTTGCGGGAGCTGCCGACGACTACAACGGAGTAACCCTGTCCAACTGGGCGGAGGcgaacgcggccgccgacgctaACGGCGGTGTGCCTTCGCTTGTCACCGATGATGCCAACGGTGGCCAGGTTGTCATTcccgaccaccacgaccacgaccaccacgcggcggcgcaagCTCTCGCAATCTCTGGCAACGGAGACGGcgagaagcccaagaagCTCGTGTTGGCTTGCCACTTCTGCCGGGGCCGAAAGCTCAA GTGCGATGGCGGCCGCCCGACCTGCACGCATTGTGCCAAGCGCCAGCTTGTATGCACATACGACGAGCAGgttcgccgacgaggtccaGGGAAGAGAACGAAGGAGATGCGCGAACGAGCCGCAcgcgaggctgaggctgcaGGCTTAGGGCTCAACCCCGAGTCGTTAGCCCACCTCACGGGGGAGGCTGGCCCGTCTACTCTTATCGAGGCGCCCAAGAAGCCCGGACGGAAACGCAAGTCGGAGGcggtggacgaggcggagaagaaggcccGAATGGACCAGGAGCAAGCAGAGGCGCAGGCCGCTGTCCAGGCTGCTGCCCAAGCACACGCCGCGGCTCAGCTCAGTGCTCACGTCGGGCTGGAACATGCCCTCGGAGAGCACGATCAGCCTTTAATCGACCCTGCTCTGGCAGGCGAAGGGGgtgccgtgctcgacctTCCTCCGCTGGAGCCGGGCACGCTGGGTCAAGTCATCCAGCAGCTGAACGGCGCCCAGCAATAG
- the SPAC6G10.04c gene encoding putative proteasome subunit alpha type-6 has product MFRNSYDSDNTTFSPQGKLHQVEYALEAVKQGSAAIGLRSKTHAVLLTLKRSTGELATYQKKLIRVDDHVGIAIAGLTSDARVLSNSMRREAMQSRILYGRPIPVARLVQTIADKAQNNTQVYGRRPYGVGFLVIGSDETGPHLFEFSPAGTAFEYYAHSIGARSQSAKTYLEKNFDKFENADLPTLINHGLSALADTLQQDKHLTALNTAISIIGPASEEIENVTGVGSSGATRHGYFRVRENDEVDLLLRAWRRSRGEPEDGPAEETAAPEGAAAAEGAAAPAAAEPAAAGEDVEMQ; this is encoded by the exons ATG TTCCGCAACTCTTACGACTCGGACAACACCACCTTT tCGCCTCAGGGCAAGCTCCATCAGGTCGAGtacgccctcgaggccgtcaagcaGGGCTCGGCAGCCATCGGCCTGCGCTCCAAGACGCACGCCGTGCTGCTCACCCTCAAGCGTTCCACTGGCGAGCTTGCCACGTACCAGAAGAAGCTCATCCGCGTTGACGACCACGTCGGTATTGCCATTGCCGGCCTCACCAGCGATGCGCGTGTTCTGAG CAACTCGAtgcgccgcgaggccatgCAGAGCCGTATCCTGTACGGCCGTCCCATCCCCGTCGCCCGTCTCGTGCAGACCATCGCCGACAAGGCGCAGAACAACACGCAGGTGTACGGACGGCGACCATATGGTGTCggcttcctcgtcatcggcagCGAC GAGACTGGCCCCCACCTCTTCGAGTTCTCCCCCGCAGGCACCGCTTTCGAGTACTACGCCCACTCGATCGGCGCACGCAGCCAGAGCGCCAAGACGTACCTCGAGAAGAACTTTGACAAGTTTGAGAACG CCGACCTCCCTACACTGATCAACCACGGTCTCtctgcgctcgccgacacgctgcagCAGGACAAGCACCTGACGGCGCTCAACACTGCCATCTCGATCATTGGTCCCGCGTCCGAGGAGATTGAGAACGTTACTGGTGTTGGCTCGTCGggcgccacgcgccacggcTACTTCCGCGTTAGGGAGAACGACGAGGTTGACCTCCTGCTCCGCGCCTGGCGCAGGAgccgcggcgagcccgaggacggCCCAGCAGAGGAGACGGCCGCGCCTGagggcgccgctgccgccgagggtgcggctgcgcctgctgccgctgAGCCTGCCGCTGCGGGAGAGGACGTCGAGATGCAGTAG